A part of Pseudomonas sp. HR96 genomic DNA contains:
- a CDS encoding SDR family NAD(P)-dependent oxidoreductase yields MDLGIKGRVALITGASGGMGLATAKLLSEEGVLLVLSDMDQQQLEKACAELPGKPLLVAADMTRQDQVDNLIKQGEATFGKVDIVVHTAGVTGAKGDPLELSDEDYLEAYNTDFFSSVRVARAAIPNMRKRGWGRFVCITSENAVQPYWEEAVYNVAKAALAAFIKNLSYKEAAHGVLCNTVAPAFIASAMTDGMMKKRAEELGVSFDEAIKSFLDEERPGIVQKRRGTVEEVAAAIALLVSERGSFINGSNIRVDGGSVQAVQN; encoded by the coding sequence ATGGACTTGGGAATCAAAGGGCGTGTCGCCCTCATCACCGGTGCCAGCGGCGGTATGGGCCTGGCCACGGCCAAGCTGCTGAGCGAAGAAGGCGTGTTGCTGGTGCTCAGCGACATGGACCAACAACAGCTGGAAAAGGCCTGCGCCGAACTGCCGGGCAAACCGCTGCTGGTGGCCGCCGACATGACCCGGCAGGATCAGGTCGACAATCTGATCAAACAAGGCGAAGCCACCTTCGGCAAAGTCGACATCGTGGTCCACACTGCCGGCGTGACCGGCGCCAAAGGTGATCCGCTGGAGCTCAGCGACGAGGATTACCTGGAAGCCTACAACACCGATTTTTTCTCCTCGGTGCGTGTGGCGCGGGCGGCCATCCCGAACATGCGCAAGCGCGGCTGGGGCCGCTTCGTCTGCATCACCTCGGAAAACGCCGTGCAGCCCTACTGGGAGGAAGCGGTGTACAACGTGGCCAAGGCTGCCTTGGCCGCGTTCATCAAGAACCTCTCCTACAAGGAGGCCGCCCACGGCGTGCTGTGCAATACCGTGGCGCCAGCGTTCATTGCCTCGGCCATGACCGACGGCATGATGAAAAAGCGCGCCGAAGAACTCGGTGTCTCGTTCGATGAAGCGATCAAGAGCTTCCTCGACGAGGAACGCCCGGGCATCGTGCAGAAGCGCCGTGGCACCGTCGAGGAAGTGGCCGCCGCCATCGCCCTGCTGGTGTCCGAGCGCGGCTCGTTCATCAACGGCAGCAATATCCGTGTCGACGGCGGTTCCGTGCAGGCCGTGCAGAACTGA
- a CDS encoding SDR family oxidoreductase codes for MATENQYAMQNPLTQYPQPEFPKQPQNAPGSVHELQPKADHGETSYKGFGRLAGRKALITGADSGIGRAAAIAYAREGADIALNYLPSEQADADEVIALIEAEGRKAIAIPGDITSEAFCQELVRKAAEGLGGLDIVANVAGKQTAQKDIADLSTEQFEATFRTNVFALFWICKAALPLLPAGATIINTASIQAYQPSETLLDYAPTKSAIVAFTKAFSKQVIGKGIRVNAVAPGPFWTPLQPSGGQPQEKIPAFGSETPMGRPGQPAECAPIYVLLASQESSYITGEVFGVTGGNTLP; via the coding sequence ATGGCGACCGAAAACCAATACGCAATGCAGAACCCGCTGACCCAGTACCCTCAGCCAGAATTCCCCAAGCAACCGCAGAACGCTCCCGGCAGCGTGCATGAGCTGCAGCCCAAGGCCGACCATGGCGAGACCAGCTACAAGGGCTTCGGCCGCCTGGCCGGGCGCAAGGCGCTGATCACCGGCGCCGACTCCGGCATCGGCCGCGCCGCCGCCATCGCCTATGCCCGCGAGGGCGCCGACATCGCCCTGAACTACCTGCCGTCCGAGCAGGCCGATGCCGACGAGGTCATCGCCCTGATCGAGGCCGAAGGCCGCAAAGCCATTGCCATCCCCGGCGACATCACCAGCGAAGCCTTTTGCCAGGAACTGGTGCGCAAGGCCGCCGAAGGCCTGGGTGGCCTGGACATCGTCGCCAACGTGGCCGGCAAGCAGACCGCGCAAAAAGACATTGCCGACCTGAGCACCGAACAATTCGAAGCGACTTTCCGTACCAACGTGTTCGCCCTGTTCTGGATCTGCAAGGCCGCCCTGCCGCTGCTGCCAGCAGGGGCTACGATCATCAACACGGCCTCGATCCAGGCCTACCAGCCCTCGGAAACGCTGCTGGACTATGCACCGACCAAGTCGGCCATCGTTGCCTTCACCAAAGCCTTCTCCAAACAGGTGATCGGCAAGGGCATCCGCGTCAACGCCGTCGCCCCAGGTCCTTTCTGGACTCCACTGCAACCCAGCGGTGGTCAACCGCAGGAGAAGATCCCGGCGTTCGGTTCGGAGACTCCGATGGGTCGCCCAGGTCAACCGGCAGAATGCGCGCCGATCTATGTGCTGCTGGCCAGCCAGGAGTCGAGCTACATCACCGGCGAAGTGTTCGGCGTCACTGGCGGCAACACGCTGCCCTGA
- a CDS encoding sigma-54 dependent transcriptional regulator: protein MQLVTLPPSPALATSIRATAQVFEDPKSQALLAHLEQVAPSEASVLIIGETGTGKELIARHIHNLSARRNRPFLAVNCGAFSESLVEAELFGHEKGAFTGALGAKAGWFEEADGGTLFLDEIGDLPMAIQVKLLRVLQEREVVRLGSRKSIPINVRVLAATNVQLERAINAGHFREDLYYRLDVVSLELSPLRERPGDILPLTRHFISTYTQRLGYGEVSIAPDAERKLRSHAWPGNIRELENVIHHTLLICRDGVIRADDLRMSNLRIERQEDNHSADDSAEALLARAFHKLFEEQAGALHEKVEDALLRAAYHFSHYNQVHTAKLLGLTRNVTRTRLIKIGELAVNKRRPMEDVQGERLLQLSI, encoded by the coding sequence ATGCAGCTCGTCACCCTACCACCGTCACCCGCCCTTGCCACCTCGATCCGTGCCACCGCGCAGGTGTTCGAAGACCCCAAGTCGCAAGCCCTCCTCGCTCACCTGGAGCAGGTCGCGCCCAGCGAAGCCAGCGTGCTGATCATCGGTGAGACCGGCACCGGCAAGGAGCTGATCGCTCGCCACATCCACAACCTCAGCGCGCGGCGCAACCGGCCATTCCTGGCGGTCAACTGCGGGGCGTTTTCCGAATCACTGGTGGAGGCCGAGCTGTTCGGCCACGAGAAAGGCGCCTTCACCGGCGCACTCGGGGCCAAGGCCGGCTGGTTCGAAGAGGCTGACGGCGGCACCTTGTTTCTCGACGAGATCGGCGACCTGCCGATGGCCATCCAGGTCAAGCTGCTGCGGGTGCTGCAGGAGCGCGAAGTGGTGCGCCTGGGGTCTCGCAAGAGCATCCCGATCAATGTCCGGGTGCTGGCCGCGACCAACGTGCAGCTGGAGCGCGCCATCAACGCCGGGCATTTTCGCGAGGACCTGTACTACCGGCTTGACGTCGTCAGCCTGGAACTCAGCCCATTGCGCGAGCGGCCTGGCGACATCCTGCCGTTGACCCGGCACTTCATTTCCACCTACACCCAGCGCCTGGGCTACGGTGAGGTCAGCATCGCTCCGGACGCTGAACGCAAGCTGCGCAGCCACGCCTGGCCGGGCAACATCCGCGAGCTGGAAAACGTCATTCACCACACGCTGCTGATCTGCCGCGACGGCGTGATTCGTGCCGACGACCTGCGCATGTCGAACCTGCGCATCGAGCGCCAGGAGGACAACCACAGCGCCGACGACAGCGCCGAGGCCTTGCTGGCGCGGGCTTTCCACAAGCTCTTCGAAGAACAGGCCGGGGCGCTGCACGAGAAGGTCGAAGACGCCTTGCTCCGCGCGGCCTATCACTTCAGCCACTACAACCAGGTGCACACCGCCAAGCTGCTCGGCCTGACTCGCAACGTGACCCGCACCCGGCTGATCAAGATCGGCGAGCTGGCGGTCAACAAACGCCGGCCGATGGAGGATGTGCAGGGCGAGCGGTTGTTGCAGCTGTCGATCTGA
- the msuE gene encoding FMN reductase: protein MSTALNVVAVSGGAYRPSRTLVLAQALLAELGEHLNINPQVIELGDIARPLGGALSRQELPAEVEAQLQAIEAADLLIVATPVYRGSYPGLLKHLFDLVDINGLIDTPVLLAATGGSDRHALVLDHQLRPLFSFFQALTLPIGVYASEGDFTQYQVSSELLKARIRLAAERAAPLFGDYSRLQRKRA from the coding sequence ATGTCCACTGCTCTCAACGTCGTCGCCGTTTCCGGTGGCGCCTATCGCCCCTCTCGTACCCTGGTGCTGGCCCAGGCGCTGCTCGCCGAGCTGGGCGAACACCTGAACATCAACCCCCAGGTCATCGAACTGGGCGACATTGCCCGGCCCTTGGGCGGCGCGCTGTCGCGCCAGGAATTGCCCGCCGAAGTGGAAGCGCAACTGCAGGCGATCGAAGCGGCCGACCTGCTGATCGTTGCCACGCCGGTGTATCGCGGCTCCTACCCGGGGCTGCTCAAGCACCTGTTCGACCTGGTCGATATCAACGGCCTGATCGACACCCCGGTGCTGCTGGCGGCCACCGGGGGCAGCGACCGTCACGCGCTGGTCCTGGACCACCAGCTGCGGCCGCTGTTCAGCTTCTTCCAGGCCTTGACCCTGCCCATTGGCGTGTACGCCAGCGAGGGCGACTTCACCCAGTACCAGGTCAGCAGCGAGCTGCTGAAGGCGCGCATCCGCCTGGCGGCAGAACGCGCCGCGCCCCTGTTCGGCGACTACTCCCGGTTGCAGCGCAAGCGCGCCTGA
- a CDS encoding ATP-binding protein, giving the protein MQRPLIQAESVLHHFLGISRALAGQLDFQSMIDAVSEEIRFILPHDHLDVSLLLLDGENHLQAYESGVHTAWGDFVYHPLPIVESPIRTLLLGEVPYLLSDDATLDPRFQFPGAFNHPIFDANLRSRLHVPLRAQGEIIGALSCSKHSACFYTEDDVRHTQHVADLLASYLYALRQTDQAKKLEIAQAQIRAREEGLRLGALRLTEELENERQRIGMDLHDQTLADMTRLHRRLGRLQLQGSLAGAELRPISQALQESMQELRGIIDAVKPTVLQLFGFEEGLEDLLLRSVRDSGLQIATRLSDSTDGAANELAEPQKIALFRIVQEAVNNAIKHASPQSIDVHLSCHLGQLALTIIDDGLGVLDEQPQDSGGIQNMQVRAQLLGAHLRIDRGPDGRGTQVHVSLPLPMMPINSALAKEA; this is encoded by the coding sequence GTGCAACGACCCCTGATCCAGGCCGAGAGCGTGCTGCACCACTTTCTCGGTATCTCCAGAGCGCTGGCCGGCCAGCTGGATTTCCAGTCGATGATCGACGCCGTCTCCGAGGAAATCCGTTTTATCCTGCCCCATGACCACCTCGACGTGAGCCTGCTGCTGCTCGACGGCGAAAACCACCTGCAGGCCTACGAAAGCGGCGTGCACACGGCCTGGGGCGATTTCGTCTACCACCCGCTGCCGATCGTCGAGAGCCCGATCCGCACCTTGCTGCTGGGCGAGGTGCCGTACCTGCTCAGCGATGACGCGACCCTTGATCCGCGCTTCCAGTTTCCCGGCGCCTTCAACCACCCGATCTTCGACGCCAACCTGCGCAGCCGCCTGCACGTACCGCTGCGCGCCCAGGGCGAGATCATCGGCGCGCTGAGCTGCTCCAAGCATTCGGCCTGCTTCTACACCGAGGACGATGTGCGTCACACCCAGCATGTCGCCGACCTGCTGGCGTCCTACCTGTACGCATTGCGCCAGACCGACCAGGCGAAAAAACTGGAGATCGCCCAGGCGCAGATCCGTGCCCGCGAAGAAGGCTTGCGGCTGGGCGCGCTGCGCCTGACCGAGGAGCTGGAAAACGAACGCCAGCGCATCGGCATGGACCTGCACGACCAGACGCTTGCCGACATGACCCGCCTGCATCGACGCCTGGGCCGCCTGCAACTGCAGGGCAGCCTGGCCGGCGCCGAGCTGCGGCCGATCAGCCAGGCGCTGCAGGAAAGCATGCAGGAACTGCGGGGCATCATCGATGCGGTGAAACCCACGGTGTTGCAGCTGTTCGGTTTCGAGGAGGGCCTGGAGGACCTGCTGCTGCGCAGTGTGCGTGACAGCGGCCTGCAGATTGCCACGCGCCTGAGCGACAGCACCGACGGCGCCGCCAACGAACTGGCCGAGCCGCAGAAGATCGCGCTGTTCCGGATTGTCCAGGAGGCGGTCAACAACGCGATCAAGCACGCCAGTCCGCAGTCGATCGACGTGCACCTGAGCTGTCACCTCGGGCAGTTGGCGCTGACCATCATCGACGATGGCCTCGGCGTGCTCGACGAGCAGCCGCAGGACAGCGGCGGCATCCAGAACATGCAGGTGCGTGCGCAGTTGCTTGGCGCCCACCTGCGCATCGATCGGGGACCGGATGGCAGGGGCACCCAGGTACACGTCAGCCTGCCGCTGCCGATGATGCCGATCAACAGTGCTTTGGCCAAGGAGGCATGA
- a CDS encoding alpha/beta hydrolase: MLPNSKAGQGTPTFVLMHFLGGSHHTWYPTVPWLDASHACVALDTPGFGDAADIDGYSVSAMADHVDATIRALGLTQCVLVGHSMTGKVAVVLAARRPDYLAGLILVAPSPPGPQPMTPVQREQQLAYGATRAEAEAFIDDSSAHRLPDAVREVAIKDAQRVNLDAWRAWVEHGSREDWSERLGQLDYPLLLVCGGDDQQVPGPAAQRRTTLTHFSQGELQIIPGAGHLMPMQTPQALAQLMLEFAAKHWGSAAQP; encoded by the coding sequence ATGCTACCCAATAGCAAAGCAGGTCAAGGCACGCCGACCTTCGTGTTGATGCACTTTCTCGGCGGGTCGCACCATACCTGGTACCCGACGGTGCCGTGGCTGGATGCCAGCCACGCCTGTGTAGCGCTGGACACGCCGGGCTTTGGCGACGCCGCCGATATCGATGGCTATAGCGTCAGCGCCATGGCCGACCATGTCGACGCGACGATCCGCGCGCTGGGCCTGACCCAGTGTGTGCTGGTGGGGCATTCGATGACCGGCAAGGTCGCCGTGGTGCTCGCGGCGCGGCGCCCCGATTACCTGGCCGGACTCATCCTGGTGGCGCCTTCGCCGCCAGGCCCGCAGCCAATGACGCCAGTGCAGCGCGAGCAACAGCTGGCCTATGGCGCCACTCGCGCCGAGGCCGAGGCGTTCATCGACGACTCCAGCGCTCATCGGTTGCCTGATGCAGTGCGCGAGGTCGCCATCAAGGATGCCCAGCGGGTCAACCTCGACGCCTGGCGCGCCTGGGTCGAGCATGGCAGCCGCGAAGACTGGAGTGAGCGGCTCGGCCAGCTCGACTATCCGCTGCTGCTGGTGTGCGGCGGCGATGATCAGCAGGTGCCGGGCCCCGCTGCCCAAAGGCGGACAACGCTGACCCACTTCAGCCAGGGCGAGTTGCAGATCATACCCGGGGCCGGGCACCTGATGCCGATGCAGACGCCCCAGGCGTTGGCGCAACTGATGTTGGAGTTCGCCGCGAAGCATTGGGGCAGTGCCGCCCAGCCTTGA
- a CDS encoding response regulator transcription factor: protein MDVLLVEDDPVHRVFLKEVIEQALPECSRLLEAEDGLSGERLAHEHQVASLVMDLQMPRRTGVEAARTIWKERPDTSILFWSNYADEAYVRGISRIVPEGAAYGYILKTASEERLRLALRSLFIEQQCVIDREIRGVQQKAQDHLLGLSDTEYEVLQDIALGLTDRTIAQRRNLSLRSVQNRLQQLYEKLGVYQADTGGDGGCAFNLRSRAVNVALLRKVLNRTALEQAESELQEWLRDPRHLAATRG, encoded by the coding sequence ATGGACGTTTTGCTGGTGGAAGACGATCCGGTGCACCGGGTCTTTCTCAAGGAAGTGATCGAGCAGGCGTTGCCCGAATGCTCGCGCCTGCTGGAGGCCGAAGACGGCCTGAGCGGCGAGCGGCTGGCCCACGAACACCAGGTCGCGTCGTTGGTGATGGACCTGCAGATGCCCCGGCGCACCGGGGTCGAGGCGGCGCGCACGATCTGGAAGGAACGCCCGGACACCTCGATCCTGTTCTGGTCCAACTATGCCGACGAGGCCTATGTGCGGGGCATCTCGCGTATCGTCCCGGAGGGTGCGGCCTATGGCTACATCCTCAAGACCGCCTCCGAGGAACGCCTGCGCCTGGCCCTGCGCAGCCTGTTCATCGAGCAGCAATGCGTGATCGACCGCGAGATCCGCGGCGTGCAGCAGAAGGCCCAGGATCATCTGCTGGGGCTGTCCGACACCGAGTACGAGGTGCTGCAGGACATCGCCCTCGGGCTGACCGACCGGACCATTGCCCAGCGCCGCAACCTGTCGTTGCGCAGCGTGCAGAATCGCCTGCAGCAGCTGTATGAAAAACTGGGCGTGTATCAGGCCGATACCGGTGGCGATGGCGGTTGCGCGTTCAATCTGCGCTCGCGCGCGGTCAACGTCGCGCTGTTGCGCAAGGTGCTCAACCGCACGGCGCTGGAGCAGGCGGAAAGTGAACTGCAGGAGTGGTTGCGCGACCCGCGTCACCTGGCGGCGACGCGGGGCTGA
- a CDS encoding acyl-CoA dehydrogenase family protein — protein MDATDLFPGRGNPQARDHLEIARSLAADFARTAVERDRRGGTPKAERDALRASGLLGLSIPREYGGLGASWQETFEVVGEFAKVDSSIAHVFGFHHLMLATVRLFARPEQWQPWFEQTARNNWFWGNALNPLDTRTLVRRHEGWREFSGKKSFCSGARDSQMLIASAVDEEAGGKLLIAAIPSGRSGITLHDDWDNMGQRQTDSGSASFERVRVEESELLLDPGPLSTPFACLRPLIAQLNFACIFHGIAQGAFEEARQYTRRESRSWFKSVARQSDQDPYVLGHYGEFWVSLESTRLLLDNAARLLDQAWRQDARLTEQERGRVAVAIATAKVQATRSGLDLCSRLFEVTGARATQSSVGLDRHWRNLRTQSLHDPVDYKLHELGDWALNRTLPIPTFYS, from the coding sequence ATGGACGCGACTGATCTGTTCCCGGGGCGGGGCAACCCCCAGGCCCGCGACCACCTGGAGATCGCCCGCAGCCTGGCTGCCGATTTTGCCCGTACCGCCGTCGAGCGTGACCGCCGCGGCGGCACCCCCAAGGCCGAACGCGATGCCCTGCGCGCCAGCGGTCTGCTGGGCCTGAGCATTCCGCGCGAGTACGGCGGGCTGGGGGCCAGCTGGCAGGAAACCTTCGAAGTGGTCGGCGAATTCGCCAAGGTCGACAGCTCCATCGCCCACGTGTTCGGCTTCCATCATCTGATGTTGGCCACCGTGCGGCTGTTCGCCCGCCCCGAACAATGGCAACCCTGGTTCGAACAGACCGCCCGCAACAACTGGTTCTGGGGCAACGCCCTGAACCCACTGGACACCCGCACCCTGGTGCGCCGGCACGAAGGATGGCGCGAATTCTCCGGCAAGAAGAGCTTTTGCTCAGGGGCCCGCGACTCGCAGATGCTGATTGCCTCGGCCGTCGACGAAGAAGCTGGCGGCAAGTTGTTGATCGCCGCCATTCCCAGTGGCCGCAGCGGCATTACCCTGCACGATGACTGGGACAACATGGGCCAGCGCCAGACCGACAGCGGCAGTGCCAGCTTCGAACGGGTGCGCGTCGAGGAGAGCGAACTGCTGCTCGACCCGGGCCCGCTGAGCACCCCGTTCGCCTGCCTGCGGCCATTGATCGCACAACTGAACTTCGCCTGCATCTTCCATGGCATCGCCCAAGGCGCCTTCGAAGAGGCGCGGCAGTACACCCGCCGCGAGAGCCGTTCATGGTTCAAGTCGGTGGCCCGGCAGAGCGATCAGGACCCCTATGTGCTGGGGCATTACGGCGAATTCTGGGTCAGCCTGGAAAGCACCCGGCTGCTGCTCGACAACGCTGCACGGCTGCTCGACCAGGCCTGGCGCCAGGACGCGCGACTGACCGAACAAGAGCGCGGCCGGGTCGCCGTGGCGATTGCCACAGCCAAAGTGCAGGCCACCCGCAGTGGCCTGGATCTGTGCAGCCGGTTGTTCGAGGTCACCGGCGCCCGCGCCACCCAGTCTTCGGTGGGCCTGGACCGCCACTGGCGCAACCTGCGCACGCAAAGCCTGCACGACCCGGTGGACTACAAGCTTCACGAACTGGGGGACTGGGCACTGAACCGGACCCTGCCCATCCCCACCTTCTACTCATAG